From Methylocystis sp. ATCC 49242, one genomic window encodes:
- a CDS encoding M14 family metallopeptidase: MYVTDAPCAVMDRLPEGFLDFPADRLIDLLPGPTLFDLPGRDPHPLFVSTLLHGNEDSGLGAVQAVLRRHAARGLNRSLLLFIGNIRAAAAHVRTLPDERDYNRVWPGTLTPDDPLAHMARWVYDYAARRNLFASIDIHNNTGFNPHYSCVRRLEPKFIALAQLFSRTVVHFQQPVGTQAGAFAELCPAITVECGKAGAGSATEHAIELVEAALSISQLPDHAPAPHDVDLLRTYAIVKPPANASFSFDGSPADFIFRSDIDHMNFSELAPGASFGSVQAPGARLEILPGDSVDAQPEEYFDYTGGEIRLSRAAIPAMLTVDPRAVRLDCLCYLMHRIGMDGERV, encoded by the coding sequence ATGTATGTGACTGACGCGCCCTGCGCCGTGATGGATCGGCTGCCCGAGGGTTTTCTCGATTTCCCCGCGGACAGGTTGATCGATCTGTTGCCCGGACCGACCCTTTTCGATCTGCCGGGACGCGATCCGCATCCGCTGTTCGTTTCGACGCTGCTGCACGGCAACGAGGACAGCGGGCTCGGCGCCGTGCAGGCGGTGTTGCGACGCCACGCCGCGCGTGGGTTGAATCGTTCCCTGTTGCTGTTTATCGGCAATATTCGCGCTGCCGCCGCGCATGTACGCACGCTGCCGGATGAGCGCGACTACAACCGCGTCTGGCCCGGCACGCTCACGCCCGACGATCCGCTCGCGCATATGGCGCGCTGGGTCTATGACTACGCGGCAAGGCGCAATCTTTTCGCCAGCATCGACATCCACAACAACACTGGCTTCAATCCGCACTACAGTTGCGTGCGGAGGCTCGAACCGAAATTCATCGCGCTGGCGCAGCTCTTTTCGCGCACCGTCGTTCATTTCCAGCAGCCGGTGGGCACGCAGGCCGGGGCTTTCGCAGAGCTTTGCCCTGCGATCACCGTCGAATGCGGCAAGGCCGGCGCGGGCTCCGCGACGGAACATGCGATCGAACTCGTCGAGGCCGCGCTGTCGATCTCCCAGCTTCCCGATCATGCGCCGGCGCCGCACGACGTCGACCTGCTGCGCACCTACGCCATCGTGAAGCCGCCTGCGAACGCGAGCTTTTCGTTCGACGGTTCGCCCGCGGATTTCATTTTCCGTTCCGACATCGATCACATGAATTTCAGCGAGCTGGCGCCTGGTGCGTCATTCGGCTCCGTGCAGGCGCCGGGCGCGCGGCTGGAGATACTTCCCGGCGACAGCGTCGACGCGCAGCCGGAGGAGTATTTCGATTACACGGGCGGCGAAATCCGCCTTTCCCGCGCGGCCATCCCCGCGATGCTGACAGTCGATCCGCGCGCGGTGCGGCTCGACTGCCTGTGCTACCTCATGCATCGTATCGGGATGGACGGCGAGCGGGTTTGA
- a CDS encoding DUF2946 family protein yields MRPFGQEQGVFARSVATLVACLLLLQIAFAGFAVAATEGGQGATFGVTCATQKTSSDDGQPQTPAKTQHHGLCCIMHGGALDAPVVRAVFALVLDFPGVAAAPAPIVSTPLLRVEPKVAPQSPRAPPALAA; encoded by the coding sequence GTGCGTCCATTCGGGCAGGAACAGGGAGTGTTTGCGCGAAGCGTTGCGACGCTCGTCGCCTGCCTGCTGCTGCTGCAAATCGCCTTCGCGGGCTTCGCCGTCGCGGCGACAGAGGGAGGGCAGGGCGCGACGTTCGGCGTGACCTGCGCGACGCAAAAGACGTCGAGCGACGACGGACAGCCCCAGACGCCCGCGAAGACCCAGCATCACGGCCTGTGCTGTATAATGCATGGCGGCGCGCTCGATGCGCCTGTCGTCAGGGCGGTGTTTGCGCTCGTTCTGGACTTCCCCGGCGTGGCCGCTGCGCCCGCTCCGATCGTCTCCACGCCCCTGTTGCGCGTGGAGCCCAAAGTAGCGCCACAGTCTCCACGGGCGCCGCCGGCCCTCGCGGCCTGA
- the nusB gene encoding transcription antitermination factor NusB, producing the protein MSLDQRSAARLAIVQALYQMEVAGKGLNEIFAEFESHWIGREIEGVQYKPAEVTFFRDVLQGVLTDQVAIDRQIDRVLSGGWPLSRVEAVMRAALRAGAYELRARKDVPARVVIKEYVDVAGAFFGPTESGMVNAVLDKIAREERAEELG; encoded by the coding sequence ATGAGTCTCGACCAGCGCTCCGCCGCGCGCCTCGCCATCGTGCAGGCGCTTTATCAGATGGAGGTCGCCGGCAAGGGCCTCAACGAAATCTTCGCCGAATTCGAGTCGCATTGGATCGGGCGCGAGATCGAGGGCGTGCAATACAAGCCCGCGGAAGTGACCTTCTTTCGCGACGTGCTGCAGGGCGTGCTGACCGACCAGGTCGCGATCGACCGGCAGATTGACCGCGTGCTTTCCGGCGGCTGGCCGCTGTCGCGCGTCGAGGCGGTGATGCGCGCCGCGTTGCGCGCGGGCGCCTATGAGCTGCGAGCGCGCAAGGACGTGCCGGCGCGCGTGGTCATCAAGGAATATGTCGACGTCGCCGGCGCCTTTTTCGGGCCGACGGAGTCCGGCATGGTGAACGCGGTGCTCGACAAGATTGCGCGCGAGGAGCGGGCGGAGGAACTGGGATAA
- a CDS encoding DUF1328 family protein, with protein sequence MGDLLYYAIVFLVVALVAAFFGFGGVAGFAMEGARLLFWVALFLFVVSAVVGIIRRA encoded by the coding sequence ATGGGCGACCTGTTATACTATGCGATCGTCTTCCTCGTTGTAGCGCTTGTGGCCGCATTCTTCGGATTCGGCGGCGTCGCCGGTTTTGCAATGGAAGGCGCCCGGCTTCTCTTCTGGGTAGCGTTGTTCCTTTTCGTCGTTTCCGCTGTCGTCGGAATAATCCGAAGGGCCTGA
- a CDS encoding sodium-translocating pyrophosphatase, with protein sequence MVLFLTIVFGLMSVVYGVKTSQELLAADPGSQRMQEISGAVAEGAQAYLNRQYKTIGMVGGVIFVLLVILLGWAVAFGFAIGAALSGAAGYIGMNVSVRANVRTAQAATKSLAGGLDIAFKAGAVTGLLVAGLALLGVAVYYAILTWFAGYTPSDRVVVDALVALGFGASLISIFARLGGGIFTKGADVGADLVGKVEAGIPEDDPRNPATIADNVGDNVGDCAGMAADLFETYAVTVVATMVLASIFFAGQSGLASAVLYPLAIGGLSILTSIAGTYFVKLGEDDTQWGKIAAPYFEKIGLKNDSIMDALYKGLIAAGVLSVAGLFLATLFTVGFGEVGKVNGEAIHGIGLFFCGLIGLIVTGAIVYITEYYTGTGKRPVVSIAQASVTGHGTNVIQGLAVSLEATAAPALVIVLGIILTYNFGGLYGTAIAVTTMLGLAGMIVALDAFGPVTDNAGGIAEMSGLPKEVRQSTDALDAVGNTTKAVTKGYAIGSAGLGALVLFAAYTNDIKHFAETGVSFFKGLENIDFSLSNPFVVAGLIFGGLIPYLFGGIAMTAVGRAAGSVVEEVRRQFKEKPGIMDGSARPDYGRAVDMLTQAAIKEMIVPSLLPVAAPIVMFIAVLILGGGKANALAAVGALLLGVIVNGIFVAISMTSGGGAWDNAKKSFEDGFVDKDGVKHMKGSEAHKASVTGDTVGDPYKDTAGPAVNPAIKITNIVALLMLAILAHWG encoded by the coding sequence ATGGTCCTTTTTCTCACCATCGTCTTCGGACTGATGTCCGTCGTTTACGGCGTGAAGACATCACAGGAGCTGCTCGCGGCCGATCCAGGCTCGCAGCGGATGCAGGAAATTTCCGGCGCGGTCGCTGAAGGCGCGCAGGCCTATCTCAATCGCCAGTACAAGACCATCGGCATGGTCGGCGGCGTGATCTTCGTGCTTCTCGTCATCCTGCTTGGCTGGGCGGTGGCTTTCGGCTTCGCCATCGGCGCCGCGCTCTCCGGCGCGGCCGGATATATCGGCATGAACGTGTCGGTCCGCGCCAATGTGCGCACGGCGCAGGCGGCGACCAAGTCGCTCGCGGGCGGACTGGACATCGCCTTCAAGGCCGGCGCGGTCACGGGCCTGCTCGTCGCGGGTCTGGCGCTCCTCGGCGTCGCGGTTTACTACGCTATTCTCACCTGGTTCGCGGGCTATACGCCGTCCGACCGCGTCGTGGTCGACGCGCTGGTCGCCCTGGGCTTCGGCGCTTCGCTGATCTCGATCTTCGCGCGTCTCGGCGGCGGCATCTTCACCAAGGGCGCCGACGTCGGCGCCGACCTCGTCGGCAAGGTCGAGGCGGGCATTCCGGAGGATGATCCGCGCAACCCGGCCACAATCGCCGACAACGTCGGCGACAATGTCGGCGACTGCGCGGGCATGGCGGCCGACCTCTTCGAGACCTACGCCGTGACGGTCGTCGCGACCATGGTGCTGGCGTCGATCTTCTTTGCGGGCCAGTCGGGCCTCGCGAGCGCGGTGCTCTATCCGCTGGCGATTGGCGGCCTCTCGATCCTCACCTCCATCGCCGGCACCTATTTCGTGAAGCTCGGCGAAGACGACACGCAGTGGGGCAAGATCGCCGCGCCTTATTTCGAGAAGATCGGCCTCAAGAACGACTCGATCATGGACGCCCTCTACAAGGGCCTGATCGCGGCGGGCGTTCTGTCGGTCGCCGGCCTCTTCCTCGCGACGCTCTTTACCGTCGGCTTCGGCGAAGTCGGCAAGGTGAATGGCGAGGCGATCCACGGCATCGGCCTGTTCTTCTGCGGCCTCATCGGCCTGATCGTGACGGGCGCCATAGTCTACATCACCGAATATTACACCGGCACGGGCAAGCGCCCGGTGGTGTCGATTGCGCAGGCCTCGGTGACGGGCCATGGCACGAACGTCATTCAGGGTCTCGCAGTGTCGCTCGAAGCGACGGCGGCGCCGGCTCTGGTGATCGTACTCGGCATCATCCTCACCTATAACTTCGGCGGCCTCTATGGCACGGCGATCGCCGTCACGACGATGCTCGGCCTCGCCGGCATGATCGTCGCGCTCGACGCGTTCGGCCCCGTGACCGACAACGCCGGCGGCATCGCCGAAATGTCCGGCCTGCCGAAGGAAGTGCGCCAGTCGACCGACGCGCTCGACGCCGTCGGCAACACGACCAAGGCCGTGACCAAGGGCTACGCCATCGGCTCCGCCGGCCTCGGCGCGCTGGTGCTGTTTGCGGCCTACACGAACGACATCAAGCACTTCGCTGAAACGGGCGTGTCCTTTTTCAAGGGCCTCGAGAACATCGACTTCAGCCTGTCGAATCCCTTCGTGGTCGCCGGCCTGATCTTCGGCGGCCTGATCCCCTACCTCTTCGGCGGCATCGCCATGACGGCGGTCGGCCGCGCGGCGGGTTCCGTCGTCGAGGAAGTGCGTCGTCAGTTCAAGGAGAAGCCGGGCATCATGGACGGCTCCGCCCGTCCTGATTACGGCCGCGCGGTCGACATGCTGACGCAGGCGGCGATCAAGGAAATGATCGTTCCGTCCCTGCTGCCGGTCGCTGCGCCGATCGTGATGTTCATCGCCGTGCTGATCCTGGGCGGCGGCAAGGCCAACGCTTTGGCGGCCGTCGGCGCGTTGCTGCTCGGCGTGATCGTCAACGGCATCTTCGTCGCGATCTCGATGACCTCCGGCGGCGGCGCCTGGGACAACGCCAAGAAGTCCTTCGAGGACGGCTTCGTCGACAAGGACGGCGTGAAGCACATGAAGGGCTCCGAGGCGCACAAGGCCTCCGTCACGGGCGACACCGTCGGCGACCCCTACAAGGACACCGCGGGCCCGGCCGTGAACCCGGCCATCAAGATCACCAACATCGTCGCGTTGCTGATGCTGGCGATCCTGGCGCACTGGGGTTGA
- a CDS encoding DUF6629 family protein produces the protein MCYSLEASVTAGLGLGLAGFGMVSKALRHDRRMLVFAAFPLVFSVHQFTEGAVWLTLHDPERGQPFRYVYTLIAFTVWPVLTPFAAAYAEADPERQRLWRLMGGTGVILAVYLILKLAGSDGIDLTVVRHSLAYDPLFERPPLIADFLYVVLTVVPLVCCERRGVALFGLAVFGTFVFALVENRPAWYSLWCLAAAVFSLILALAIQEERSSDFDHVQMQR, from the coding sequence ATGTGCTACTCGCTAGAGGCAAGCGTCACCGCGGGGCTTGGTCTGGGACTGGCCGGTTTCGGCATGGTTTCCAAGGCGTTGCGTCATGACCGGCGCATGCTTGTCTTCGCCGCGTTCCCTCTGGTTTTCAGTGTGCACCAGTTCACGGAGGGCGCAGTCTGGCTCACGCTCCATGATCCGGAGCGCGGCCAGCCGTTTCGTTACGTCTACACGCTCATCGCTTTCACGGTGTGGCCCGTGCTCACGCCCTTCGCGGCGGCCTATGCCGAGGCCGACCCCGAGCGCCAGCGCCTCTGGCGGCTGATGGGCGGGACGGGCGTGATCCTTGCGGTCTATCTGATCCTGAAGCTTGCCGGCTCCGACGGCATCGACCTGACGGTCGTCAGGCATTCGCTCGCCTACGACCCGCTTTTCGAAAGGCCGCCGCTGATCGCGGATTTTCTATACGTCGTCCTGACGGTGGTTCCGCTCGTCTGCTGCGAGCGGCGCGGCGTTGCGCTGTTCGGACTGGCGGTGTTCGGCACGTTCGTCTTTGCGCTCGTCGAAAACCGGCCTGCCTGGTATTCGCTCTGGTGCCTGGCCGCGGCCGTCTTCAGCCTCATTCTCGCGCTCGCGATTCAGGAAGAGCGAAGCTCAGATTTCGACCATGTGCAGATGCAGCGGTGA
- the thiL gene encoding thiamine-phosphate kinase — MADRYSEDELIARIFAPIAGPAGLGLKDDAALLAASAEPLVVTTDMLVAGVHFFADDPPDAVARKALRVNLSDLAAKGAAPAGFLLSIALPGEWTNEWLSAFAAGLADDARTYAAPLLGGDTASTPGPLTISITALGRTPRFVPRTGARAGDGIYVSGTTGDAALGLALRRDPALAARLSPDARDFLLDRYLLPRPRLDLAPLLREHASAAMDVSDGLAGDLAKLCRASGVSALVDLPLIPLSDAAREAIELAPGLFESAITGGDDYEILFTAAPDFSPPEGVARIGAITAGTAPPILRDAHKKPVIFGKLSFSHF; from the coding sequence ATGGCTGACCGCTACAGCGAAGACGAACTCATCGCTCGCATCTTCGCGCCCATCGCGGGGCCCGCGGGGCTGGGCCTGAAGGATGATGCGGCTCTGCTCGCGGCCTCGGCCGAGCCGCTCGTCGTGACGACGGACATGCTCGTCGCGGGGGTGCATTTCTTCGCCGACGATCCGCCGGACGCGGTCGCGAGGAAGGCGCTTCGCGTCAATCTCTCCGATCTCGCCGCCAAGGGCGCGGCGCCGGCGGGCTTCCTGCTGTCGATCGCGCTCCCCGGAGAGTGGACGAACGAATGGCTTTCGGCTTTCGCCGCAGGTCTTGCGGACGATGCGCGGACTTACGCCGCGCCGCTTCTCGGTGGCGACACGGCGTCGACGCCAGGGCCGCTGACAATCTCCATCACCGCCCTCGGCCGGACGCCGCGTTTCGTCCCCCGAACTGGCGCGCGGGCCGGCGACGGGATCTACGTCTCGGGGACGACGGGCGACGCCGCGCTCGGCCTTGCCCTGCGGCGCGATCCGGCGCTTGCGGCGAGGCTCTCGCCTGATGCGCGCGACTTCCTGCTGGACCGCTATCTGCTGCCGCGGCCCCGCCTCGATCTGGCGCCGCTCCTGCGCGAACACGCCAGCGCCGCCATGGATGTCTCCGACGGTCTCGCGGGCGATCTCGCCAAACTGTGCCGGGCGTCCGGCGTCAGCGCTCTGGTCGATCTGCCGTTGATCCCGCTCTCCGACGCGGCGCGGGAGGCGATCGAGCTTGCGCCCGGGCTGTTCGAGTCTGCAATAACTGGCGGGGATGATTATGAAATCCTCTTCACCGCCGCCCCTGACTTCAGCCCGCCCGAGGGGGTGGCCCGCATAGGCGCGATCACGGCCGGAACAGCGCCCCCGATCCTGCGCGATGCCCATAAGAAACCTGTAATTTTCGGAAAATTGTCTTTCAGCCATTTCTGA
- a CDS encoding NAD(+) synthase — protein MTHPFFSIHTHGFIRAAVACPRVRVADPAFNVARTIEMAREADQRGASLILFPELGLSAYAIDDLLQQDALLAAVEAALRELIEVSRALHPLIVVGAPLRHRGRLYNCAIAILRGRVLAVTPKIYLPNYREFYERRHFASGAFVAGEEISVAGQIAPFGSDVLLEAGDFDNLVVHMEVCEDVWVPIPPSSRAALAGATVLLNLSASNAIVGKSDHRQILCAAHSARCLSAYLYSAAGQGESTTDLAWDGEAMIHENGQLLAKAPRFSDEPQLVLADIDLGRLVAERARQVTFGDCADVEAGATQFRRVEFELAAPRDRDLGFMRDVPRFPFVPNDETRLAELCFEAFNIQSHGLEQRLRATRMQKVVIGVSGGLDSTHALLVAVTAMGRLGLPRENILGYTLPAFATTDRTKSNAWRLMQALGVSAQEIDVSAACTQMLSDIGHPVARGEEIYDATYENVQAGARTSLLFRLANQHDAIVIGTGDLSELALGWCTYGVGDQMSHYNVNASVPKTLIQHLIRWCARDARFGAETVAVLEDVLATEISPELIPGETAQRTEAFVGPYALQDFNLYYITRFGFGPAKVAFLAWRAWRDAESGVWPSVIAQSDRCAYDLAEIKHWLTVFVRRFFATSQFKRSALPNGPKVSSGGSLSPRGDWRAPSDSSADAWLAALQNVPTDKEAG, from the coding sequence ATGACCCACCCCTTTTTCTCGATTCACACCCATGGTTTCATACGCGCGGCGGTGGCTTGTCCGCGCGTGCGCGTCGCCGATCCCGCCTTCAATGTTGCGCGCACGATAGAAATGGCGCGGGAGGCGGACCAGCGCGGCGCTTCGCTCATCCTGTTCCCTGAACTCGGACTTTCGGCCTACGCCATCGACGATCTTTTGCAGCAGGACGCGCTGCTCGCCGCTGTCGAAGCCGCGCTGCGTGAACTCATTGAGGTCTCGCGCGCGCTGCATCCGCTGATCGTCGTCGGCGCCCCGCTGCGCCATCGCGGACGGCTTTATAATTGCGCCATAGCCATATTGCGCGGCCGCGTGCTGGCGGTGACGCCGAAAATCTATCTGCCGAACTATCGCGAATTCTATGAGCGGCGCCATTTCGCCTCCGGCGCCTTCGTCGCGGGCGAGGAGATTTCGGTCGCGGGGCAGATTGCGCCGTTTGGCTCTGACGTTCTGCTGGAGGCGGGCGACTTCGACAATCTCGTCGTCCATATGGAGGTCTGCGAGGACGTCTGGGTTCCGATTCCCCCCTCGTCGCGCGCGGCGCTCGCCGGCGCCACAGTGCTGCTGAATCTTTCCGCGTCCAACGCCATCGTCGGCAAATCCGATCATCGGCAGATCCTCTGCGCCGCTCATTCAGCGCGTTGCCTTTCCGCCTATCTCTATTCGGCGGCGGGGCAGGGCGAGTCGACGACCGATCTCGCCTGGGACGGCGAGGCGATGATCCACGAGAATGGCCAGTTGCTCGCCAAGGCTCCGCGCTTTTCCGATGAGCCGCAACTCGTTCTCGCGGACATCGACCTGGGCCGGCTCGTTGCGGAACGCGCCCGGCAGGTCACTTTCGGCGATTGCGCCGACGTCGAAGCGGGCGCGACGCAGTTTCGCCGCGTCGAATTCGAACTCGCCGCGCCGCGCGATCGCGATCTCGGATTCATGCGTGACGTCCCGCGCTTTCCTTTCGTGCCGAACGACGAGACGCGGCTCGCGGAATTGTGTTTCGAGGCCTTCAACATCCAGTCGCATGGACTGGAGCAGCGCCTGCGCGCGACGAGAATGCAGAAGGTCGTCATCGGGGTTTCGGGCGGCCTCGACTCCACCCATGCGCTTCTCGTCGCCGTGACCGCGATGGGCAGGCTCGGCCTGCCGCGCGAGAATATACTTGGCTATACTTTGCCGGCCTTCGCCACGACGGATCGCACGAAAAGCAACGCGTGGCGCCTCATGCAGGCGCTCGGCGTCTCCGCGCAGGAGATCGACGTCTCCGCCGCCTGCACGCAGATGCTCTCCGATATCGGCCATCCTGTCGCGCGCGGCGAAGAGATCTATGACGCGACATATGAGAATGTGCAGGCGGGCGCGCGCACGTCGCTGCTCTTCCGTCTCGCCAATCAGCACGACGCCATCGTCATCGGCACAGGCGATCTTTCGGAACTCGCGCTCGGCTGGTGCACCTATGGCGTCGGCGATCAGATGTCGCATTACAACGTCAATGCATCCGTGCCGAAAACGCTCATCCAGCATCTCATTCGCTGGTGCGCGCGCGATGCGCGCTTCGGCGCCGAGACGGTCGCCGTGCTGGAAGATGTTCTTGCGACCGAGATTTCGCCTGAGCTCATTCCCGGCGAAACCGCGCAACGCACGGAAGCCTTCGTCGGCCCCTACGCGCTACAGGATTTCAATCTTTATTACATCACGCGCTTTGGCTTCGGTCCGGCAAAAGTTGCGTTCCTGGCGTGGCGCGCATGGCGCGACGCTGAGAGCGGAGTTTGGCCGTCCGTGATCGCGCAATCGGATCGCTGCGCCTATGATCTCGCCGAGATCAAGCATTGGCTCACAGTTTTCGTGCGGCGCTTTTTTGCGACGAGCCAGTTCAAGCGATCGGCGCTCCCAAATGGGCCGAAAGTCAGTTCCGGCGGTTCGCTCTCGCCACGCGGCGACTGGCGCGCGCCAAGCGACTCGAGCGCAGATGCATGGTTGGCCGCGCTCCAGAATGTGCCGACAGATAAAGAGGCCGGTTAG
- a CDS encoding D-amino-acid transaminase, whose translation MSDIAYVNGAFTPLVEARISILDRGFLFGDGVYEVAAVIDGKLVDNEAHIARLERSLRELRLDSPVPISRIVEIERELVARNGVAEGMVYLQVTRGAADRDFAFPEGVTPTLVAFAQKKNILASPAARTGVKVVTVPEMRWARRDIKSVALLAQVLAKQAAVEAGCQEAWMVDADGFVTEGSSSTAFIITKAGVIVTRPNSREILPGCTRRSVLALAEQDGLTIEKRGFTVAEAFEAAEAFLTSASNLVLPIVSIDGRSIGTGVPGDHATRLRAIYLDFARATAV comes from the coding sequence TTGTCCGACATTGCCTACGTAAATGGCGCCTTCACGCCGCTCGTCGAGGCGCGCATCTCCATTCTCGACCGCGGCTTCCTCTTCGGCGACGGGGTCTACGAGGTCGCGGCCGTGATCGACGGCAAGCTTGTCGACAATGAAGCGCATATTGCGCGGCTAGAGCGTTCGCTGAGGGAGTTGCGGCTCGATAGTCCGGTTCCGATCAGCCGTATCGTCGAAATCGAAAGAGAGCTTGTCGCGCGCAATGGCGTCGCCGAGGGCATGGTCTATCTGCAGGTGACGCGCGGCGCGGCGGATCGCGATTTCGCCTTTCCGGAAGGCGTAACGCCGACGCTCGTCGCCTTCGCACAGAAGAAGAACATACTCGCCTCCCCCGCCGCGCGGACGGGCGTGAAGGTCGTCACCGTGCCGGAGATGCGCTGGGCGCGGCGCGACATAAAGAGCGTCGCGCTGCTCGCGCAGGTGCTCGCCAAGCAGGCGGCGGTAGAGGCCGGCTGTCAGGAAGCCTGGATGGTCGACGCCGACGGCTTCGTGACCGAGGGCTCGTCTTCGACGGCCTTCATCATCACAAAGGCCGGCGTCATCGTCACGCGCCCCAATTCACGGGAGATCCTGCCCGGTTGCACGCGCCGCTCCGTGCTGGCGCTGGCCGAACAGGATGGTCTGACGATCGAGAAACGGGGCTTTACGGTCGCGGAGGCTTTCGAGGCGGCGGAGGCTTTTCTCACCAGCGCGTCCAATCTCGTATTGCCGATCGTCTCGATCGACGGCCGCTCCATCGGCACCGGCGTTCCGGGCGATCACGCCACGCGGTTGCGCGCGATCTACCTCGACTTCGCGCGCGCAACTGCTGTTTAG
- a CDS encoding methane monooxygenase/ammonia monooxygenase subunit C: MSMTDADRAGAVQRVEPILDKRPVLIGIAALTLLVAILRAYEQRFGWTAGLDSFSPEFQTFWINLLQFAVVLGFFSVIALVAYLWRTRDRDFTLLTPAAETRRLFFLVQWLVVFALALFWGLSFFSEQTAVWHMTAVRDTDFTPSNIITFYISYPLFAIIGIGAFFYARTRLPFFAKGFSLAFLVLVVGVFMTIPNVGFNEWGHTSWSMDEGFAGPLHWGFVFFGWMSLAIFGVVLQILGRFRELLGAEGVEALLRR; this comes from the coding sequence ATGAGCATGACTGACGCAGATCGCGCCGGCGCCGTACAACGCGTCGAACCGATCCTCGACAAAAGACCTGTATTGATCGGCATAGCCGCCCTGACGCTGCTCGTCGCGATTTTGCGCGCTTATGAGCAGCGCTTCGGATGGACCGCGGGGCTCGACTCCTTCTCGCCCGAATTCCAGACTTTCTGGATCAATCTGCTTCAGTTCGCCGTCGTGCTGGGTTTCTTCAGCGTCATCGCCCTCGTCGCCTATCTCTGGCGCACGCGGGATCGGGACTTCACGCTGCTGACGCCGGCCGCCGAAACGCGCCGGCTGTTCTTTCTCGTCCAATGGCTGGTTGTTTTCGCTCTGGCGCTGTTCTGGGGCCTGAGCTTCTTCTCCGAGCAGACGGCGGTCTGGCACATGACCGCCGTGCGCGACACCGATTTCACCCCAAGCAATATCATCACCTTTTATATTTCATATCCGCTGTTCGCGATCATCGGGATAGGCGCGTTCTTCTATGCAAGGACACGCCTTCCCTTTTTCGCGAAGGGCTTTTCGCTTGCTTTCCTGGTGCTCGTCGTCGGCGTGTTCATGACCATCCCCAATGTCGGTTTCAATGAATGGGGCCACACCTCCTGGTCGATGGATGAAGGCTTCGCCGGCCCGCTGCATTGGGGCTTCGTGTTCTTCGGATGGATGTCGCTCGCCATATTCGGCGTGGTGTTGCAGATCCTCGGCCGCTTCCGCGAACTCCTTGGCGCGGAAGGAGTGGAGGCTTTGCTCCGACGCTGA